In one window of Saprospiraceae bacterium DNA:
- a CDS encoding JAB domain-containing protein, whose translation MKNLIGASQIPPLLQVAEVKVIYQSNFPFVHHPSVYSSSDAEKIFRINWGDDIELVEEFNVLFLNRANYVMGILRLSRGGLAGTVADPRILFATALKGLAVGIIAGHNHPSGSIKPSSQDIELTKKLKEIGRFHEITLIDHLILSPRSGFYSFADEGML comes from the coding sequence ATGAAAAATTTAATTGGCGCAAGCCAAATACCTCCGCTATTGCAGGTAGCAGAAGTAAAAGTTATTTACCAATCCAATTTTCCCTTTGTTCATCACCCAAGTGTTTATAGCTCAAGCGATGCAGAAAAAATATTTCGAATTAATTGGGGTGATGACATTGAATTGGTGGAAGAATTTAATGTGTTGTTTCTTAATAGAGCTAATTATGTAATGGGAATATTGCGATTAAGTCGTGGTGGATTAGCAGGAACAGTTGCCGATCCACGTATTCTTTTTGCAACAGCACTCAAAGGACTTGCAGTGGGAATAATTGCCGGACACAATCATCCATCTGGTTCAATTAAGCCAAGTTCTCAAGATATAGAGTTAACTAAAAAGTTAAAAGAGATTGGTAGATTTCACGAAATAACATTGATAGATCACCTTATTCTTTCTCCACGTTCCGGATTCTATTCCTTCGCTGACGAAGGAATGCTCTAA
- a CDS encoding DUF1738 domain-containing protein, with amino-acid sequence MKTTTEPKVQQTSNTSLYDEVTNRIIAMIENGVAPWRKTWSTYGLARNYVSGRLYTGINYILMNNTGHPIPYFATFNQIKELGGTIKKGAEASLVIYFKMYYKDSDDKTLTPEIAKDRYQKGEDIKVLRFIRYYNVFNIEDIEGIEIDQTRFPEVKLSDNEKITRCEEIIMNMSNPPDLRQIDSNKAFYSPEQDFINLPSIGQFETSEHYYATYFHELIHATGHASRLARVEVMDFSGFGTTPYSKEELVAEMGASMLCSLVQIDSEQVKENSISYMAGWLKVLKEDPKFIFRVSAEAQKAVEFILN; translated from the coding sequence ATGAAAACAACAACTGAACCCAAGGTTCAACAGACTTCTAATACTTCACTTTATGATGAAGTGACGAACAGAATCATCGCCATGATTGAAAACGGTGTAGCACCGTGGAGAAAAACATGGAGCACTTATGGCTTAGCTCGAAATTATGTTTCGGGCAGACTTTACACTGGTATCAATTACATACTGATGAATAATACCGGACATCCCATTCCATACTTTGCAACATTCAATCAAATCAAAGAGTTGGGTGGAACAATTAAGAAAGGAGCAGAAGCTAGTCTTGTCATCTACTTCAAAATGTATTACAAGGATAGCGATGACAAGACACTAACTCCTGAAATAGCCAAGGACAGATACCAAAAAGGAGAGGACATTAAAGTATTGAGGTTCATCCGGTATTACAATGTCTTTAATATTGAAGACATTGAAGGTATTGAGATAGACCAAACCCGGTTTCCTGAGGTAAAACTCTCGGATAATGAGAAAATAACCCGATGTGAGGAAATCATCATGAATATGTCCAACCCACCGGATTTAAGGCAAATTGACTCAAATAAAGCTTTTTATTCGCCAGAACAGGATTTCATCAACCTCCCATCAATTGGACAGTTTGAGACTTCAGAACATTACTATGCAACTTACTTTCACGAGCTGATCCACGCAACTGGTCATGCATCCAGGCTGGCAAGGGTTGAGGTTATGGACTTTTCCGGATTTGGAACTACACCTTATAGTAAGGAGGAATTAGTAGCCGAAATGGGTGCTTCTATGTTGTGCTCTTTGGTTCAAATTGACTCAGAACAGGTTAAGGAAAATTCGATCTCATATATGGCCGGGTGGTTAAAAGTCCTGAAAGAAGACCCTAAGTTTATTTTCAGAGTTTCTGCTGAAGCACAGAAGGCGGTAGAGTTTATATTAAATTGA
- a CDS encoding type IV secretory system conjugative DNA transfer family protein, with product MIRVIGFILELVFEILSAIFTGLLEFIESLIGQERKTEYDADFVPASEILNKFDEGFCLNGSHCLSITESYKNGVAFGGSGSGKTSTILINSALLMAKGNSSLIFNDPSHEIRLLVSGALNEIGYEIRVINYSSLNSECFNPLKRCKTISDIQKLASLLVRNSLGDAKDPFWNKSAEAIISLFIRYLIFYAEPEYRTLYNVLHLVNVFAGNPEKIDKLIVKTRDEKMLSEYKAFVAYGDKTLSSILATVKASLTLFTDELIASITSIDTIDFAEFRTKKVALFINNSVPDMHYYGALTSLFFQQFLNELLVRIPDKNENNIFFLLDEASSMYLPGLSITISNIRKYNSGILLIYQDYHQLEHIYGTYEAKNITANCYAKVYLPGQPIGTCKELETVLGRFEYLDEDEIRHTRQLMTADEIRMTDKAIILIGNKPPIHADLKPYFNDRKLNSMTKRPPYEPSNKLPFDVPPLIQLDEEKKA from the coding sequence ATGATTAGGGTTATTGGCTTTATACTAGAGCTTGTATTTGAAATCCTGTCTGCGATATTTACCGGTTTGTTAGAATTTATAGAATCACTCATTGGTCAGGAACGAAAAACGGAGTATGATGCGGATTTCGTTCCGGCCAGTGAGATTTTGAACAAATTTGATGAAGGATTTTGTCTTAACGGAAGTCATTGCCTGTCAATTACGGAAAGTTATAAAAATGGTGTGGCTTTTGGTGGTTCTGGTTCCGGAAAAACCTCAACCATATTAATAAATAGTGCGCTTTTGATGGCGAAGGGAAATTCAAGTTTAATCTTTAATGATCCAAGCCATGAAATTCGGTTATTAGTCAGCGGAGCACTAAATGAAATAGGATATGAAATCCGAGTAATAAATTATAGCAGTTTAAATTCAGAATGTTTCAATCCATTAAAACGATGCAAGACCATTTCAGATATTCAGAAGCTGGCTTCATTGCTTGTCAGAAACTCATTAGGTGATGCTAAAGATCCGTTTTGGAACAAGTCGGCAGAAGCTATAATTTCGCTATTCATCAGATACCTAATTTTTTATGCAGAGCCAGAATATCGAACGCTTTATAATGTGCTCCACTTAGTCAATGTATTTGCAGGCAATCCTGAAAAAATTGACAAGCTTATTGTAAAGACCAGAGATGAAAAAATGCTTTCAGAATACAAGGCATTTGTTGCATACGGCGATAAAACCTTGTCTTCTATACTCGCAACAGTAAAAGCTTCACTAACTTTATTTACCGATGAATTAATTGCATCCATTACATCAATTGATACGATTGATTTTGCGGAGTTTAGAACTAAGAAAGTGGCTCTGTTTATAAACAATTCAGTACCAGACATGCACTATTATGGAGCTTTAACTTCTCTTTTCTTTCAGCAATTTTTAAATGAATTATTGGTGCGTATTCCAGATAAGAATGAAAATAATATTTTCTTTCTTCTTGACGAAGCATCATCAATGTATTTGCCGGGACTATCAATAACAATTTCAAATATTCGCAAATACAATAGTGGAATACTTTTAATCTACCAAGACTATCACCAGCTCGAACACATTTATGGAACTTATGAAGCAAAGAATATTACCGCTAATTGCTATGCCAAAGTATATCTCCCAGGTCAACCAATTGGAACCTGCAAAGAGCTTGAAACAGTTTTAGGGAGATTTGAGTATTTGGATGAAGATGAAATAAGGCATACAAGACAACTCATGACTGCTGATGAAATCAGGATGACGGACAAAGCGATAATATTGATTGGAAACAAACCGCCAATTCACGCAGATCTGAAACCATATTTTAATGATCGGAAGTTAAATTCAATGACAAAAAGACCTCCTTATGAACCATCCAATAAGCTTCCTTTTGATGTGCCACCTTTAATTCAGTTAGATGAAGAGAAGAAGGCTTAA
- a CDS encoding relaxase/mobilization nuclease domain-containing protein: MILKNLTRRSNTGQLVNYLFKQEKDNKPKPILKHNLRSRTTKGWTKELDKNFEFRLNKRKDNIRLHHTIISFSNKDKNHINPELLKGITKKYIELRGKDNMYIASLHWDKEHIHLHIVMSSIKYLTGESNRISRQEFKEIKLALDSYQKEKYPELVNSLPNHGKSKNTQLTDQEQGLLNMDRKLSQKQELLETIQAVYDSSKSVDNFLSELKSKGYEPYYRGGRLYGLEDVSERHYRFKTLGIDLNMLEEKDRQAQVEAKQLQELVSLRESKSQDRQQDDEPEREISDDRNDLDLDSKSEENEDEKEDIQDDDLEPESPDDD; this comes from the coding sequence ATGATTCTAAAGAATCTCACCAGAAGATCAAATACCGGCCAATTGGTTAATTATCTTTTCAAACAGGAAAAAGATAATAAACCAAAGCCAATTTTAAAACATAATTTAAGAAGTCGGACAACCAAAGGTTGGACAAAAGAGTTGGATAAAAATTTTGAATTCAGATTGAATAAACGAAAGGACAATATCCGGCTTCACCATACCATCATATCCTTTTCAAACAAGGACAAGAATCATATCAATCCGGAATTGTTGAAGGGCATTACTAAGAAATACATTGAGCTTCGTGGCAAAGACAATATGTATATAGCTTCATTACATTGGGATAAGGAGCATATTCACCTTCATATCGTGATGTCCTCCATAAAATATCTGACCGGAGAATCGAACCGGATCTCCCGTCAGGAATTCAAAGAAATAAAACTTGCTCTGGATTCTTATCAAAAAGAGAAGTATCCTGAGCTTGTAAACAGCTTACCCAATCATGGAAAATCCAAAAACACCCAGCTTACCGATCAGGAGCAAGGGCTCCTGAATATGGATAGAAAATTATCACAAAAGCAAGAGCTTTTGGAAACTATCCAAGCGGTTTATGACAGTTCGAAATCAGTTGATAATTTTCTATCCGAGCTCAAATCCAAGGGATATGAGCCATATTATAGGGGTGGGAGACTTTACGGACTTGAAGATGTCTCAGAGCGTCATTATCGCTTTAAAACCCTTGGAATTGATCTCAATATGCTGGAAGAAAAGGACAGGCAAGCTCAAGTCGAAGCCAAGCAACTCCAAGAGCTTGTCAGTCTTAGGGAGTCAAAAAGTCAGGATAGACAGCAAGATGATGAACCGGAAAGGGAGATTTCAGATGATCGGAATGATCTTGATTTGGATTCAAAATCCGAGGAAAATGAAGACGAAAAGGAGGATATACAAGACGATGATCTGGAACCAGAAAGCCCTGATGATGATTAG
- a CDS encoding FRG domain-containing protein, which yields MKFQHPKQLKDIYEGSRVHSISELMPIIETVQMVKNTGIEYFEFYRGHSLEAYKLLSGLSRLSDNPTIISQIDNELQSRFDSEFLPQKLQALELSQLHKDRSFELKWKLAFQAQHLGLKTRLLDWSINWRIALMFAVEDHFESDGALWIFLCPKVWRYSSAGNTNYFSIHPNNVESTLLINHGFLLDEQFKEHDGMMRVARQAGRFTIQSYNESIIPLEAQSNVDQFLIKIIIDGASKPSIKAELKKSEGIHLDWAYYRKDSEIDDILKIINTETISKYIP from the coding sequence ATGAAATTTCAACATCCTAAACAACTAAAGGATATATACGAGGGTAGCCGTGTTCATTCTATTTCAGAATTAATGCCAATAATTGAAACGGTTCAAATGGTTAAAAATACCGGAATTGAGTATTTTGAATTTTATCGAGGACATTCGCTGGAAGCTTACAAATTGCTGTCAGGACTTAGTAGATTATCTGATAATCCCACGATTATTAGTCAGATTGACAATGAACTTCAATCTAGATTTGATTCGGAATTTTTACCACAAAAATTGCAAGCTTTAGAACTTTCACAATTACATAAGGATCGGAGCTTCGAATTGAAATGGAAATTAGCTTTTCAAGCGCAACATTTAGGTCTGAAAACAAGATTACTTGACTGGAGTATAAATTGGAGAATAGCTTTAATGTTTGCAGTAGAAGACCATTTTGAATCGGATGGAGCTCTTTGGATCTTTCTATGTCCTAAAGTATGGAGATACAGTTCTGCTGGAAATACCAATTACTTTTCAATTCATCCCAATAATGTAGAAAGCACATTACTTATTAATCATGGTTTTCTATTAGATGAACAATTTAAGGAGCATGATGGAATGATGCGAGTGGCTCGGCAAGCTGGTAGATTTACCATCCAATCATATAATGAATCCATAATACCATTGGAAGCACAAAGTAATGTGGATCAATTTTTGATAAAAATAATTATTGATGGTGCATCTAAGCCTTCAATAAAAGCTGAATTAAAAAAATCAGAAGGAATTCATTTGGATTGGGCGTATTATAGAAAGGATTCAGAAATTGATGATATATTAAAAATAATAAACACTGAAACTATTTCAAAGTATATACCATAG
- a CDS encoding site-specific integrase, translated as MASVKVVLRKKPNSEAKLPLCIQIVKDRRNSVYYIGQYLNPNDWDADKQRVKKSHPNHRELNNLILKKLTEANKKLLEIETQRETASSKAIRNNIKSKSTNKFFSQANIYLENLKLSGKYNRYTADKPRITRFKEFLNGDDISFEEITVTLLNKFKAYLKGTRKISDRTIVNHLIVIRSVFSQAIKDNLIESKYYPFGKDKVQIKFPDSLKVGLSEEEVKILENTQLEKSPSLDHARNLWLVSFYFAGIRVSDILRLKWSDFPNGRLHYSMGKNSKAGSLMIPEKATLILEQYQKARDKTDLVFPYLKNTENFTDSFDLQRKIKNATKTIDEALQKVASIGGINKKLTMHIARHTFGNLSGDKIPIQMLQKLYRHTSITTTIGYQSNFVHKDTDEALNVVLNY; from the coding sequence ATGGCATCAGTAAAAGTAGTGCTACGCAAGAAGCCAAATAGTGAAGCAAAATTACCTCTTTGTATTCAAATAGTAAAGGATAGAAGGAACTCTGTTTATTACATTGGTCAGTACCTAAATCCAAACGATTGGGATGCCGATAAACAGCGGGTAAAAAAATCTCACCCAAATCATCGCGAACTAAACAATCTTATATTAAAAAAACTAACCGAAGCCAACAAGAAATTATTAGAAATTGAAACGCAAAGGGAAACAGCAAGCTCCAAAGCAATCAGGAATAACATCAAATCGAAATCAACCAACAAGTTCTTTTCTCAAGCTAACATTTATTTAGAAAACTTAAAGCTAAGTGGAAAGTATAACCGATATACTGCTGACAAACCTAGAATTACACGCTTCAAAGAATTTCTCAACGGAGACGATATATCTTTTGAAGAAATTACCGTAACTCTTCTTAACAAGTTCAAAGCATATTTGAAGGGGACAAGAAAAATATCAGATCGGACAATTGTGAATCACCTTATAGTTATTCGTTCCGTTTTCAGTCAGGCAATAAAGGATAATTTAATAGAATCAAAATACTACCCTTTTGGAAAGGACAAAGTACAAATTAAATTTCCAGACTCACTAAAAGTTGGGTTGTCAGAAGAAGAAGTGAAAATTCTTGAAAACACTCAATTAGAAAAAAGCCCATCACTTGATCATGCCAGAAATTTATGGCTTGTTTCTTTCTATTTTGCCGGAATTCGTGTTTCTGACATACTTCGATTGAAATGGTCGGATTTTCCAAATGGTAGACTTCATTATAGTATGGGGAAAAATTCAAAAGCCGGATCGCTTATGATTCCTGAAAAAGCAACACTAATTTTAGAGCAGTATCAGAAGGCTAGGGACAAAACAGACCTTGTTTTTCCATATTTAAAAAACACGGAAAATTTTACCGATTCATTTGATTTGCAAAGAAAGATAAAAAATGCAACTAAAACAATAGACGAAGCTTTGCAAAAGGTCGCATCAATTGGAGGTATTAATAAAAAACTTACCATGCATATTGCTCGACATACTTTTGGAAATTTATCAGGAGATAAAATACCTATTCAAATGCTTCAAAAACTATATAGACATACATCAATAACTACTACGATTGGGTACCAATCGAATTTTGTTCATAAGGATACTGATGAAGCATTGAATGTTGTGTTAAATTATTAA
- a CDS encoding four helix bundle protein — MICKSPGIHKNIADQLFRASLSIPLNIAEGSGRITSKDRRNFFIISRASVFECVAILDSLQCENHFTDEQYQELNQEAEEISKILYTMIKNLEK, encoded by the coding sequence TTGATTTGTAAATCACCTGGTATTCATAAAAATATAGCTGATCAATTATTCCGGGCTTCACTAAGTATACCCTTAAACATTGCTGAAGGATCTGGGAGGATTACGTCGAAGGATCGTCGTAATTTTTTTATAATATCCCGGGCTTCAGTATTTGAATGTGTTGCCATTCTGGACAGCCTGCAATGTGAAAATCATTTTACTGACGAGCAGTATCAGGAGTTAAATCAAGAGGCAGAAGAAATTTCGAAGATACTCTATACGATGATTAAAAATTTAGAAAAGTAA
- a CDS encoding four helix bundle protein: MICKSPGIHKNIADQLFRASLSIPLNIAEGSGRITSKDRRNFFIISRASVFECVAILDSLQCENHFTDEQYQELNQEAEEISKILYTMIKNLEK; the protein is encoded by the coding sequence TTGATTTGTAAATCACCTGGTATTCATAAAAATATAGCTGATCAATTATTCCGGGCTTCACTAAGTATACCCTTAAACATTGCTGAAGGATCTGGGAGGATTACGTCAAAAGATCGTCGTAATTTTTTTATAATATCCCGGGCTTCAGTATTTGAATGTGTTGCCATTCTGGACAGCCTGCAATGTGAAAATCATTTTACTGACGAGCAGTATCAGGAGTTAAATCAAGAGGCAGAAGAAATTTCGAAGATACTCTATACGATGATTAAAAATTTAGAAAAGTAA
- a CDS encoding four helix bundle protein: MEVYKKAKKLHATLKIIAKSSSSKIIADQLFRASLSIPLNIAEGSGRFTSKDRRNFFIIARSSLFECVAIVDSIFDERLYSNEQYDEIINSADEISRILYTMIKNLEK; the protein is encoded by the coding sequence TTGGAAGTTTATAAGAAAGCGAAAAAACTTCATGCTACTTTAAAAATAATAGCTAAAAGTTCATCCAGTAAAATCATTGCTGATCAATTGTTCAGAGCATCTCTGAGTATACCTTTAAATATTGCTGAAGGTTCCGGTAGATTTACATCTAAAGACAGACGAAACTTCTTTATTATTGCCAGAAGTTCTCTTTTTGAATGTGTTGCCATTGTTGATTCCATTTTTGATGAACGACTTTATTCTAATGAGCAATATGATGAAATTATTAATTCAGCTGATGAAATTTCCAGAATTCTCTATACAATGATTAAAAATTTAGAAAAGTAA
- a CDS encoding IS5 family transposase produces the protein MAKIITPKQQLELFEWDALVEKLRSFDKDPLAKLNDYVSFEYFRKELEKIVKRTGEGPGRPSYDVVMMFKVLIVQRIYDLSDESMEFQIADRTSFKLFLGIRGTDQIPDARTIWSFKNELSLKKADKRLFKKLDQLLHQNRVIINKGSIVDAHIVESEINRNSKEDNDLIKNGQIPQEWEDNPNIGRQKDSDARWVKHHNRKAYGYKDHVKIDKNTKLITNYEVTPANVYDGEMTDVLIEKRDEGKRLYGDSASWDFRERIRKKGMIPCINQKGRRNRPLNEREQDRNTNLSRTRARVEHVFGCITTMFGKIKLRCIGKVRSSFQIGLTNITYNLFRIIQLKRKVAWA, from the coding sequence ATGGCCAAAATCATTACACCAAAGCAACAACTTGAGCTATTTGAGTGGGATGCGCTTGTTGAAAAACTTCGTTCTTTTGATAAAGATCCATTAGCTAAGCTTAACGACTACGTCAGTTTTGAATATTTTCGAAAGGAGCTGGAAAAAATTGTTAAAAGAACGGGAGAAGGTCCCGGCAGGCCATCTTATGATGTAGTGATGATGTTTAAGGTATTAATCGTTCAAAGAATATATGATTTAAGTGATGAATCAATGGAATTTCAAATAGCAGACCGGACAAGTTTTAAATTATTTCTAGGAATACGAGGAACGGATCAGATTCCTGACGCGAGAACAATCTGGTCGTTCAAGAATGAATTGAGTTTAAAGAAGGCTGATAAAAGGTTATTTAAAAAACTGGATCAACTTTTACACCAGAATAGGGTAATAATAAATAAGGGTAGTATTGTAGATGCTCATATTGTAGAAAGTGAAATTAACCGCAATAGTAAAGAAGATAATGACTTAATAAAGAATGGGCAAATACCACAAGAATGGGAGGATAACCCTAATATTGGAAGACAAAAAGATTCCGATGCCCGCTGGGTAAAGCACCATAATCGCAAAGCCTACGGCTATAAAGATCATGTGAAGATCGATAAGAACACTAAACTGATTACTAACTATGAAGTAACGCCTGCGAATGTTTATGATGGTGAAATGACGGATGTATTGATAGAAAAACGGGATGAAGGAAAACGCTTATATGGAGATTCAGCAAGTTGGGATTTCCGAGAACGAATCCGCAAGAAGGGAATGATACCTTGTATAAATCAGAAAGGAAGAAGAAACCGTCCATTAAACGAGAGGGAGCAAGACAGAAATACTAACTTATCTAGAACACGTGCACGAGTTGAACATGTATTTGGATGTATCACCACGATGTTTGGAAAAATTAAATTACGATGTATAGGTAAAGTAAGATCTTCCTTTCAAATTGGACTGACAAACATTACATATAATTTATTCCGGATTATCCAACTAAAAAGAAAAGTAGCATGGGCATAG
- a CDS encoding ATP-binding protein — protein sequence MYFYEYLEVPYIIKCKLKFIINVKLTLFYLVETGKIYKDRITDIELVRKLNASGAVLIRGPKACGKTESAKQIANSILHVDRDEQVQALIDIEPRRLLLGETPRLIDDWQAQPKLWDYIRHEIDDRQKSAQFILTGSANPEESVKMHSGAGRFTIVDMRSMCWQELGHSTGKVSLSRLFNGGKIDIHDQPCELEFIIEKIIIGGFPTLLNREIDEAIELNRAYVELLAEVDMSRVSDVKRDPEKVRCLLRSLARNTATLVEITSLQKDLGLQDSAVSRPTIYNYLDALHRLMILEDQAAWNTHIRSSSALRKSPKRHFTDVSLAVAALGADKNLLLNDLNFTGYLFESMVTHDLRVYAQANDAKVYHYRDSSGLEVDCIVQKYNGDWCAFEIKLGTGKLDEAAASLIKFKSILDEKKVKPPCSLNIITGTGISYTRKDGINVITLASLGV from the coding sequence ATGTATTTTTATGAATATTTAGAAGTCCCCTATATTATAAAATGTAAACTAAAATTCATAATAAATGTAAAATTGACGTTATTTTATCTGGTGGAAACAGGCAAAATTTATAAAGACCGAATTACAGATATTGAGCTGGTGCGAAAACTTAATGCTTCTGGCGCTGTCCTGATTAGAGGTCCGAAGGCCTGTGGGAAAACGGAATCTGCGAAACAAATAGCGAATAGTATACTACATGTTGACAGAGACGAACAAGTGCAGGCATTGATCGACATTGAACCCAGACGATTGTTGCTTGGAGAGACTCCACGTCTAATTGATGATTGGCAAGCACAACCAAAACTGTGGGATTATATTCGACATGAAATAGATGATCGCCAAAAAAGCGCCCAATTTATCCTAACGGGTTCTGCAAATCCAGAAGAGTCTGTAAAAATGCACTCGGGTGCTGGCAGATTTACCATCGTAGATATGCGAAGCATGTGTTGGCAAGAATTGGGCCATTCTACTGGCAAAGTAAGTTTGTCCAGACTTTTTAATGGTGGAAAAATTGATATACACGACCAACCTTGTGAATTGGAGTTTATTATAGAGAAAATCATCATTGGCGGTTTTCCCACGCTTCTCAATAGAGAAATTGATGAAGCCATAGAGCTTAACCGTGCTTATGTAGAATTACTTGCAGAAGTAGATATGAGCCGGGTGTCTGATGTGAAACGCGATCCTGAAAAAGTAAGATGTTTATTGCGGTCGTTGGCCAGGAATACGGCTACTTTAGTTGAAATTACTTCTTTGCAAAAAGATCTTGGCTTACAAGACTCTGCAGTTTCACGTCCAACAATTTATAATTACCTTGACGCCCTGCATCGACTGATGATCCTCGAGGACCAAGCGGCATGGAATACACATATCAGGTCATCTTCTGCTTTGAGAAAATCTCCTAAAAGACATTTTACAGATGTCTCACTTGCAGTTGCAGCTTTGGGTGCTGATAAAAATTTACTACTAAACGACTTGAATTTTACGGGTTATCTATTTGAATCTATGGTCACGCATGATTTGCGCGTCTATGCTCAAGCTAATGATGCCAAAGTTTATCACTACAGGGATTCGAGCGGTTTAGAGGTGGATTGTATTGTGCAAAAATATAATGGTGATTGGTGCGCATTTGAAATAAAATTAGGAACCGGAAAATTGGATGAAGCAGCCGCCAGTCTCATAAAATTTAAATCAATATTGGATGAGAAGAAAGTAAAACCTCCCTGTTCTCTCAATATAATTACAGGTACCGGAATTAGTTATACTCGAAAAGATGGAATCAATGTAATTACTTTGGCTTCGTTGGGTGTTTAG
- a CDS encoding pentapeptide repeat-containing protein encodes MRINRSFIYFLLLTLTSLCAWFLGYIKVPYVDVQASFWAGFISALCFILLGLCFIWFIGSKLSGPNDGEKREMAVDASLIKRIFWLMLAILCLIFLCAQIYYFLKKPDAKLQQIQQESNEWKIKANVESERSKIMLLAELIRQLDSFKLIQKDSVQRKFMIDRVAAVSATFNLKKEFDAERAYSSLLSAERGLLLLSLLHTKMDSLSFRRIKENVSFSGADLRNADLQGFDLSGIDLRWADLKHANLRNCNLNDAVLSAANLYGADLDGATLYGANLISAKMQWSKMNHTELSWTRLDSADLSNASFFQSKLVYATFIRTKFYNALLKQADLNNGFFVEADLSFANFSGSVLSHASFEKTKVKGMVLNDAVIDTTSWKEFIGAAQLENDPLINNYKLVADSLSVKDSVFYKVSSK; translated from the coding sequence ATGCGTATCAACCGGAGTTTTATTTACTTTTTATTACTGACCTTAACAAGCCTTTGTGCCTGGTTTCTGGGTTATATCAAAGTTCCTTATGTGGATGTACAAGCTTCCTTTTGGGCCGGTTTTATATCTGCGCTGTGCTTTATTTTATTGGGTCTTTGCTTTATTTGGTTCATTGGAAGTAAACTTTCAGGACCCAATGATGGTGAGAAGCGTGAAATGGCAGTCGATGCATCCCTGATTAAAAGAATATTCTGGTTGATGCTGGCAATACTTTGTTTGATATTTCTGTGTGCCCAGATCTATTATTTTTTAAAGAAACCCGATGCTAAACTGCAACAAATTCAACAGGAATCGAATGAATGGAAAATAAAAGCGAATGTAGAATCTGAACGAAGTAAGATCATGTTACTTGCAGAGCTCATCCGTCAACTGGATTCATTCAAATTAATTCAAAAAGATAGTGTGCAACGTAAATTTATGATTGATCGTGTGGCTGCTGTGAGCGCCACTTTTAATTTGAAAAAGGAGTTTGATGCGGAACGGGCTTATTCTTCACTGCTAAGTGCGGAACGGGGATTGCTGTTGTTGAGTTTGTTGCATACCAAAATGGATTCACTTTCTTTCCGGAGGATTAAGGAGAATGTAAGTTTTTCAGGTGCGGACTTAAGAAATGCGGACTTGCAAGGATTTGATTTGTCGGGTATAGATTTGAGATGGGCGGATTTGAAGCATGCAAATTTGAGGAATTGTAATTTGAATGATGCGGTATTATCCGCCGCGAATTTATATGGGGCGGATTTAGATGGGGCCACACTCTATGGTGCGAATTTAATTTCAGCGAAAATGCAGTGGAGTAAAATGAACCATACAGAATTGAGTTGGACAAGACTTGATAGTGCAGATCTTTCCAATGCAAGTTTTTTTCAATCCAAGCTGGTGTACGCGACTTTTATTCGCACAAAATTTTACAATGCCCTGCTGAAACAAGCAGATTTGAACAATGGTTTTTTTGTGGAGGCAGATTTGTCATTCGCTAATTTTTCGGGATCCGTGCTATCTCATGCTTCATTTGAAAAGACAAAAGTAAAAGGAATGGTGCTTAACGATGCTGTAATAGATACAACAAGTTGGAAGGAGTTCATTGGAGCAGCGCAGTTAGAAAATGATCCCTTGATCAATAATTATAAATTGGTTGCGGATTCGTTGAGTGTAAAGGATTCAGTATTTTATAAAGTTTCTTCGAAGTAA